One genomic window of Fimbriimonadia bacterium includes the following:
- a CDS encoding YjbQ family protein, with translation MTIAHVIDVRTRGNTDIVDITPQLLQAVRESGVKEGIVCAAVVGSTASLTTVEFEPGLVADLQRAFEQLAPKDVVYAGLLRLKP, from the coding sequence ATGACAATAGCACACGTCATCGACGTCCGCACACGCGGCAACACCGACATCGTGGACATCACGCCGCAGCTCTTGCAGGCCGTGAGGGAGAGTGGGGTCAAGGAAGGTATCGTGTGCGCAGCAGTCGTCGGTTCCACCGCCTCGCTCACCACCGTGGAGTTCGAGCCGGGGCTCGTCGCCGACCTGCAGCGTGCGTTCGAGCAACTCGCCCCGAAAGACGTGGTCTACGCAGGGTTGTTAAGACTTAAGCCCTAG